A genome region from Populus alba chromosome 3, ASM523922v2, whole genome shotgun sequence includes the following:
- the LOC118028716 gene encoding G-type lectin S-receptor-like serine/threonine-protein kinase LECRK2 translates to MDFQLPYCFFFLLLLLLPFSSNGQAHSNITLGSSLTAATDNLPWTSPSGEFAFGFQQVGDAGYLLAIWFNKIPERTIVWSANRNDLVQGGSRVQLTADGELVLNDQSGREIWIRPQSGGSGAAYAAMLDTGNFVVASQAGANLWQSFDEPTDTLLPTQNLNSGAQLIAPYLEKNYSDGRFKFILQADGNLILYTTHYPLTTSNFAYWSTQSSIGSGYQVVFNQSGYMYLVATNGTVLNPVFSNSVSMQDLYLRATLDYDGVLRQYVYPKTASSSRSRAMAWTTLSNSIPSNICSQITGQEGSGACGFNSYCRLGDDQRPSCKCPPGYTFFDPNDERKGCKKDFISQDCDHPSQEIDSFEIEEMPNTNWPFNDYEMFAPVGEDWCRQACLSDCYCDVTIYNTAGQCWMKRVPLSNGVTDSSVAGKALIKVRKGNSTAGSSAKKCDRSNLITTGSVLLGSSIFLIVLSLLGIYVFFSIWNRQRQKTIPQQRLMPDMNMQNFTYSELERATGGFKEELGRGAFGTVYKGVLANEDKPIIAVKKLYKMAGEGDKEFNTEVKVIGRTNHKNLVQLVGFCNEGEHRLLVYEYMSNGSLANFLFGDSRPNWYRRMQIALDIARGLLYLHEECSCQIIHCDIKPQNILLDKSFRARISDFGLAKLLKTDKTKTTTAIRGTKGYVALEWFKNLPVTTKVDTYSFGILLLELVCCRKNFEINALQEHQVVLADWACDCLKEGKLDLLVEEDEEATEDMKTVERFVMVAIWCIQEDPSLRPGMKKVVQMLEGAVPVYIPPDLSSFISTI, encoded by the coding sequence ATGGATTTTCAACtaccatattgttttttcttcctccttcttCTGCTGCTGCCATTTTCTAGCAATGGTCAGGCTCACAGCAACATAACTTTGGGCTCATCTCTCACTGCTGCAACTGATAACCTTCCTTGGACTTCACCATCTGGGGAATTTGCTTTTGGATTCCAACAAGTCGGTGATGCTGGCTACCTACTTGCCATATGGTTCAACAAAATACCCGAAAGAACCATAGTCTGGTCAGCTAATAGAAATGATCTAGTTCAGGGGGGATCAAGGGTACAACTTACGGCAGATGGTGAGTTGGTTCTAAATGATCAATCAGGCAGAGAAATATGGATCCGTCCACAATCGGGTGGAAGTGGAGCCGCCTATGCAGCCATGCTTGACACGGGAAACTTCGTGGTAGCAAGCCAAGCTGGTGCCAATTTGTGGCAGAGTTTTGATGAACCAACAGACACACTGTTGCCCACACAAAATCTGAACTCAGGTGCTCAACTAATTGCTCCCTACCTGGAAAAGAATTATTCAGATGGAAGATTCAAGTTCATTCTACAAGCTGATGGGAATCTCATCTTGTACACCACACACTATCCATTAACTACCTCAAATTTTGCTTATTGGTCAACCCAAAGTTCTATAGGTAGCGGTTATCAGGTGGTCTTTAACCAGTCTGGCTATATGTACCTTGTAGCTACAAATGGTACTGTACTTAATCCTGTATTCTCTAATTCAGTATCAATGCAAGATCTCTACTTGAGGGCAACCCTGGACTATGATGGAGTTCTTAGGCAATATGTTTATCCAAAGACTGCttccagtagcagaagcagggCTATGGCCTGGACTACTTTGTCAAACTCCATACCATCAAATATCTGCTCGCAAATTACGGGACAAGAAGGCAGTGGAGCTTGCGGTTTCAACAGCTATTGCAGATTAGGAGATGACCAAAGACCAAGTTGCAAGTGTCCTCCTGGTTACACTTTCTTTGATCCAAATGATGAGAGGAAGGGATGCAAGAAAGACTTCATTTCACAGGATTGTGACCATCCATCGCAAGAAATAGATAGCTTTGAGATCGAGGAAATGCCTAACACAAACTGGCCATTTAATGATTATGAAATGTTTGCACCAGTGGGCGAGGATTGGTGCAGACAGGCTTGCTTAAGTGACTGTTATTGTGATGTTACCATTTATAACACTGCTGGACAATGTTGGATGAAGAGAGTCCCTCTCTCGAATGGGGTAACAGATTCAAGTGTTGCTGGAAAAGCCCTGATAAAAGTAAGGAAAGGCAACTCGACTGCAGGTTCAAGTGCAAAGAAGTGTGATAGATCGAATTTGATCACAACAGGCTCGGTGCTTTTAGGTAGCTCCATCTTTCTAATTGTTCTCTCACTGCTAGGGATCTATGTGTTCTTTTCTATATGGAACCGACAGCGACAAAAAACGATACCGCAACAGCGTCTCATGCCAGACATGAATATGCAGAATTTCACTTACAGTGAGCTCGAAAGAGCTACAGGAGGATTCAAGGAAGAACTCGGTAGAGGTGCCTTTGGAACTGTTTACAAAGGAGTACTAGCGAACGAAGACAAACCAATCATTGCAGTGAAGAAGTTATATAAGATGGCCGGAGAGGGCGACAAAGAATTCAATACAGAAGTGAAAGTTATTGGAAGAACAAATCACAAGAATTTGGTTCAGCTTGTTGGATTCTGTAACGAAGGGGAACATCGCCTTCTGGTCTACGAATACATGAGCAATGGCTCTTTGGCCAATTTTCTCTTTGGAGATTCAAGGCCTAACTGGTACCGAAGAATGCAAATTGCTTTGGATATAGCCAGAGGGCTCCTTTACCTCCACGAAGAATGCAGCTGCCAGATAATCCATTGTGATATCAAGCCTCAAAATATCCTCCTCGACAAATCTTTTAGGGCAAGGATTTCTGATTTCGGACTAGCCAAGCTGTTGAAGACAGACAAAACTAAAACAACTACAGCAATCAGGGGTACCAAAGGGTATGTAGCTCTTGAATGGTTCAAGAACCTGCCTGTCACCACCAAAGTAGATACCTACAGCTTTGGCATTCTTTTGCTGGAGCTAGTATGCTGTAGAAAGAACTTTGAGATTAATGCTCTGCAAGAGCATCAGGTAGTTCTTGCAGACTGGGCATGTGATTGCCTTAAAGAAGGAAAGTTAGACCTTTtagtagaagaagatgaagaggcaACAGAAGACATGAAAACGGTGGAGAGGTTTGTGATGGTTGCAATTTGGTGCATTCAGGAAGATCCATCTTTAAGACCTGGAATGAAGAAAGTTGTGCAGATGCTAGAAGGAGCTGTTCCAGTCTATATTCCTCCTGATCTTTCATCATTTATCAGCACAATCTAA
- the LOC140954189 gene encoding G-type lectin S-receptor-like serine/threonine-protein kinase RLK1 has product MNGKAFLKFPKGYVPLDRSPPQLPGEKKKPDIKFITGSVVLGTSVFVNFVLVGAFCLTSSFIYRKKTEKVQEGGSGLETNLRYFTYKVLAEATNDFKDEVGRGGFGAVYKGTIQAGSTRVVAVKKLDKVVQDGEKEFKTEVQVIGQTHHKNLVRLLGFCDEGQNRLLVYEFLSNGTLANFLFGCSKPNWKQRTQIAFGIARGLLYLHEECGTQIIHCDIKPQNILLDNYYNARISDFGLAKLLVMDQSKTQTAIRGTKGYVAPEWFRNRPITVKVDVYSFGVMLIEIICCRRNVDLEIGEAENPVLTDWAYDCYMNGSLDVLIGDDMEAKNDISTLERLLKVGIWCIQEDPSLRPTMRKVTQMLEGVVEVPAAPNPFPYSTISNYSQE; this is encoded by the coding sequence ATGAATGGGAAGGCTTTCCTCAAATTTCCGAAAGGTTATGTTCCTCTGGATAGGTCTCCTCCTCAGCTTCctggagagaaaaagaaaccaGACATTAAGTTCATCACTGGATCAGTAGTCCTTGGTACCTCTGTATTTGTCAACTTTGTATTGGTCGGTGCTTTCTGTCTCACTTCTTCCTTCATTTATCGCAAGAAAACTGAAAAAGTTCAGGAAGGTGGAAGTGGTTTGGAGACAAACTTGCGGTATTTTACATACAAAGTGCTCGCTGAAGCGACAAATGACTTCAAAGATGAGGTGGGAAGAGGAGGTTTTGGTGCTGTTTATAAGGGGACAATACAGGCAGGCTCTACTAGGGTTGTTGCTGTCAAGAAGTTAGATAAAGTGGTTCAGGATGgggaaaaagaatttaaaacagAAGTACAAGTGATTGGCCAGACGCATCACAAGAATTTGGTCCGGTTGCTAGGATTTTGTGACGAAGGGCAGAATCGATTGTTGGTGTACGAGTTCTTGAGTAATGGCACTCTAGCAAACTTCCTTTTCGGATGCTCTAAGCCTAATTGGAAGCAAAGGACCCAAATTGCCTTTGGCATTGCAAGAGGACTCTTGTACCTGCATGAAGAATGTGGCACCCAAATCATTCACTGTGATATAAAGCCTCAGAACATACTTCTTGACAATTATTACAATGCTCGaatatctgattttggactGGCAAAGCTTTTGGTGATGGATCAGAGCAAAACTCAAACTGCTATTAGAGGAACAAAAGGATATGTTGCACCTGAATGGTTCCGGAACAGACCAATCACTGTGAAGGTTGATGTGTATAGCTTCGGTGTCATGCTGATAGAGATCATCTGTTGTAGAAGAAATGTAGATTTGGAGATCGGTGAAGCAGAGAATCCAGTACTGACTGATTGGGCTTATGACTGCTATATGAATGGAAGTTTGGATGTTTTAATTGGAGATGACATGGAGGCCAAGAATGACATATCAACACTAGAGCGTCTGTTGAAGGTCGGGATTTGGTGTATTCAAGAGGATCCATCTCTCAGACCCACCATGAGGAAGGTCACACAGATGCTTGAAGGAGTTGTTGAAGTTCCTGCTGCTCCAAATCCATTTCCATATAGTACAATTAGCAATTACAGTCAGGAATGA